The DNA region GCGGCCAGATACGGGCTTCCCGCCTGGCTCACGATCACGTAGACGCGACCGTTCTCGACCGCCGCCGCACCGACGATACCGGTGCAAAGGAGGCCCGCGTCTTCCACCGGCAGCTGCGTCGCCCATACGACCTCGCCGGAGTCGGCGTTGAGCGCGAACACCCACCCGTCGGTCGTCCCGATGAAGGCGCAGCCGTCGGCGATCACGGCCGTTCCGTTGATCACGCCGGCCGCTCCCTCCTGCTGGGAGACCTGAAAGTGCCAAGCCTTCTGCAACGCCCCGGCGTTCGACGCGTCGATCAGGGTCTCCGCCGGTTGCGAGCGCGTGATCTGTAGATCGCCGCCGTAGCGGGTCCACTCGCCGCCCGGTGCGGGGTCGGCGCAGGACACCGCCGAGCGTGCGCCCCCCGGTGCGACGACGAGCGCCGCAAGGGCGAGCAGGGGAAGGACCCTGGTGATTCCTCTGCTCCTCCGGGTCACGCTGGTACTCCTCCTTAGAACGGCGGCGGCATGTCGCAGCGGTGGAACCAGGGGAGGCTCTCGAGCGGGGCGGCTACGGCCCGCTCGCCGGGCCCTGTGTATAGCTCCCCCGTCTCACCGTGCTGCCAGCAGCCGGCGGGGAAGTAAACGGGACGCGAGGTCGCGCCCTTCGTCACCACGGGCGCGACGAGCACTTCCTCGCCGAGCATCCACTGCTGGTCCTGCTTCGCAGCCTCCGGATCGTCGGGGAAGGCGAGCCACATGGGCCGCTGCATCGGCATCCCGGTGTCGGCCGTCTGCTCCCACAGCGCGAGCACGTATGGCCGAGCCCGCATGTGAAGTCGCGCGGCGGCGATCCACCGCGACAACGTCGGCTCGTCGAACGACCATGGCATCTTCGTGCCGTTCGAGAACGAGTTGTGCACCCGGAAGAACGGAGTCAGGGCGGACCATTGCGACCAGCGCGTGAACAGTTCCTCGTCGAGCTCATCGGTCGACCAGGAGTCCAGGTAGCCGCCGATGTCGGTGTTGAAGCCGACCGCACCGCCGATCGCCCGATTGAGCATGTCCGTCGCGAGCGCTGCGATCCCGTTCGAGCGGCTCCAATCGGGATGCTCGTCGCCGGGGAACGTCGACGACTCGTAGGCAGCAGAACCCGGCCGGCCGGTGAATCCGGCGCGGACGTACATGAATATCGGCCCGCGCTCGGGATGCTCAGTCTCAAAGCGATCGACGATGGAGCGCGTCACCTGATGGAAAACAACCGGGAACCGGTTGTGCATCGTGACGCCCGTCTCCCCGTTGTGGAAGACCATGTCCTCCATCACCTGCTCGCCGAAGTCCTGCATGAAGCCGTCGAAGCCGAGATCGAGCATGTGCCGGATCTTCCGCTCCTCCCACCAGGCGACGGTATCCGGATTCGTGAAGTCGAGGAGCGCCGCCGGCCCGACCGCAACGCCGATCCACGGCGCGCCGCCAGGGGTCATCGCGACCAATCCCCGGGAGACCGCGTCTTGGAATGTCCCGTCCGCATCGAACGTCCCGTCGTCACTCACGAAAGCGCGTACGTAGCCGATCGGACGGATGTCGCGCGCGGTGAGCCACGCGTTCGTCTCTCGCACGAAGTCCTCGGGTAAGCCGTCCCATCCTTCGTAGGAGTAAGCCTCGACCGGCATCCCGGCTTCGGACATGTAGCGTTCGATCTCGACCAGATCCTCGGCTACCTTCGTCTGATAGTCGTACGCGCCGGAGACGGCTCGCTTCAGCGTGGGGCCCATCGCCCATGCCGGCGGGACGCGCTGGCGCCCCGTGATCGCGGTGATCGCGCGGATCGCCTCCGGCGCCGGGCCGACGGCAACCGTGTAGTCGAGCCCATCACGCCGCACATCGAGGCGCCACGCGTCGTCGCGCTCGGCGGCCATGCGCCAGCGCGTGAGGGCCGTCTCGTTGGCGAGGAACCCGTACGGCCGCGATGAGACGAACATGTTCTGGACGTAGTAGGCGGCCGTAGGGCCATTGGGGAAGAGGTAGTCCTCGTCGCCGACGTCGGGGATCGGGTCGACGAGCGGCTTCAGCGGGCCCTGGTTGAAGTTCTCCTCCTCGACCCACGCATAGAAGTCGTTACCGTGCTGGTCGAGGGTGTTGTGGCGGCCGCCGAAGCCATGGAACGCTTCGTCCGGACCCGAGGAGAACGCGTCGCCCATCGCGACGACGCCGGCCGCGGGCTGCGGCGTAACCTGCACACGCAAGGCGCCCGGCCCGTCCGAGGAGATGGTCACCCCGAGCGTGCGGCCGGGCTCCGTCGTGGATAACGTCATCGCGAGCGTTCCATCCTGCTCGACGGTCTC from Actinomycetota bacterium includes:
- a CDS encoding TIM-barrel domain-containing protein — protein: MAAVPGGSGASPSSVTHEFDGARVVVRDSPFGLAFQDTSGRTVLEQVTPPLMQAMPSANLAPEPGGVDQLPEVAAYAPFAYEVGAEKGTQWPVLFWTGNMLAGVRGGVVHHATAVLETVEQDGTLAMTLSTTEPGRTLGVTISSDGPGALRVQVTPQPAAGVVAMGDAFSSGPDEAFHGFGGRHNTLDQHGNDFYAWVEEENFNQGPLKPLVDPIPDVGDEDYLFPNGPTAAYYVQNMFVSSRPYGFLANETALTRWRMAAERDDAWRLDVRRDGLDYTVAVGPAPEAIRAITAITGRQRVPPAWAMGPTLKRAVSGAYDYQTKVAEDLVEIERYMSEAGMPVEAYSYEGWDGLPEDFVRETNAWLTARDIRPIGYVRAFVSDDGTFDADGTFQDAVSRGLVAMTPGGAPWIGVAVGPAALLDFTNPDTVAWWEERKIRHMLDLGFDGFMQDFGEQVMEDMVFHNGETGVTMHNRFPVVFHQVTRSIVDRFETEHPERGPIFMYVRAGFTGRPGSAAYESSTFPGDEHPDWSRSNGIAALATDMLNRAIGGAVGFNTDIGGYLDSWSTDELDEELFTRWSQWSALTPFFRVHNSFSNGTKMPWSFDEPTLSRWIAAARLHMRARPYVLALWEQTADTGMPMQRPMWLAFPDDPEAAKQDQQWMLGEEVLVAPVVTKGATSRPVYFPAGCWQHGETGELYTGPGERAVAAPLESLPWFHRCDMPPPF